A region of the Amycolatopsis sp. cg13 genome:
GGCGTCCTTCGAGGGTCGGCTGCCGGATGCGTACACCGTCGCGGTGCGGTTCAAGCAGCCGGTGCTGCTGCCGGGCCGCGCGGCCTTCACGACCTGGCAGACGGACGACGGGTGGGCCTTTGAGCTGTGGCACGCCCGGAAGCCGAAGCCCCATTTGGACGGGGTGATCTCAGCCCTCTGAGGGCTTCTCGTTTCGGTACTCGAGGTACTGCTCGGGCTGGATGGCCGCCGATGCGTGAAGCACGAAAGTGACGACGTGGTGCCACCTTGCCCGCCGTCCGAGTTGAGCCTCAACGCGAATCTCGCGATCTAGGTTCTGGAAGCCCGGCGGAGCGGAGTCGAACTCAGCGAATATCTGGGTGACGCTCCGACCGGGAACGGCGAACGTCGCCGGGAGGTCCGCGTCGTTTTCGCCGCGTAGCCGGGGACGCGTTCTCTCCCATCGCAGCGCGCTCATCGCCGGTTCTCCCAGCACAACGACGCGGAGATCTCGAACGACAATCGGCAGTGCGCCGGTGTTGTGGAGAACCAGTGGGATGAGTATCGACTGCCTGCCGTCCCGCTCTGGGCCGGAGGCAAAGGTGTGCGGTGGGAAGGTCTTCAACCGACCAGGTCGCGCGTTGAGCCACCAGAACGAGAAGACCGTGAACACCAACGCGCAGATCGAGACAGTCAGAGCTGCGCCGCTCACTCTGAGGGCTTCCAGACCTGCCCCTCGACAAGGTCGTTGAACCCCAGCCACACCAGGTTCATCAGCCAGGACGCGAGCACGCCGTCGGAGATCTCCGGGTGGTCCAGCGCCCAGTCGGCCAGCGATTCCGCCGCGCCGACCAGCGCGGCGGCCAAGCCTGGCCCGGAGAACTCCGTCTGCTCGCCGAGGCCCTTGCGCGTCCCCGCGGCCACCACGAGCGCCGCGACCAGTTCGATCGCGCGCGTGCGCATCGCGGTGATTTCCGCCGCGAAACCGCCGCCGACCGTCAGCGCCTGGCGGTGCAGCACCGTCCAGGACTCGCGGTATTCGGCGACGAAGCGGTAAAAGGACCGCAGGCCGTGCCACAGCTGCATGTCCGGCGGGAGGTCGGGCTGCACGCCGGCCTGGATGGCTTCCAGCAGGCGGGTCGCCTCGCGCTGGATGCTCTTGCCGAAGAGGTCTTCCTTCGAGCCGAGGTAGGTGTAGATCATCGGCTTGGAGACGCCCGCGACCTCGGAGATCTCGTCCATCGACGCCGAGTGGTAGCCGTGCTGGGAGAACACCTGCACCGCGGCGTCCAGGATCTGGCGTTCACGGACCGCCCTCGGGAGCCGTCTCGCTCGCTCGGGTGGGCGCTGATCTTCGTCGGGCACAGTGCTGTTTCCTCCCTCTCGCTGGCACGGACGGTACCCGTCCCCAGGTCGGCGGCGTTGCTTGCCGCACTACCTACTCACCGGTAGCCTTACGGCGGAAAGTTCCGGAAGGGGTGGAAGATGGCCGACAACCCGGAGGCGACCAGTGCTGACCTGGCCGGCCTGCGCGGAGTCGCGCTGCTGGACGCGCTGGACCGCACCGAAGCCGTCGACGCGAGCGCGCTCGACGTCAACGCGGTCGCGGACGCCATTGACCCCCGTGAGCTGGGCCGTTCCGACATGAACCGCCTGCTGGCGGCGTTGGTCCGGCTGTCTGAGCAAGTGCCGGCGTTCTCGCTGGACAAGGTCGACCCGACGAAGTTCGCCACGCTGGTCGCGCGGGCGTCGCGGGCGCAGTTGGAAGCCGTGGTCGCCGAACGCGCGCTACGGGTGCGGGTGCTGGACGAGATCTTCGCGCGCATGGGAGCGCACATCCGTGCGAAGTCGCTGCACGCGGTCGTGCACTGGCGGCTGTCCGGCGGCACCGGCGAGGGCGGCTACGACCGCTACGAGACGGTGCTTTCCGACGGAACCTGCACTGTGTCCCGCGAAATGCGCGAGAAACCCCGCGTGACGATTACGCTTTCGCCCGTGGACTTTTTCCGCATCATCACCCACCAGGCGACGCCCGCGGTGCTGTTCGTGACCGGAAAACTGAAGGTCAAGGGCGACCTGGCCTTCGCAGCCGGGCTGGTCGGCCACTTCGACCTCCCCCGACCGGCCTGAGCCGCTCCGGTGTCCCGCTGGCGCTCGCGCATGCGTGCCGCGCACTCACCCGGTGAGCACGCGGTGAACGGGTTCGCCCGCACCCTCGAGGTGGGCAAACTGACGCCGGAGCAGTTCGTGCAGGTCCTGGAGACGCTGCACATGCTCGGTACGGCCGGAGCCGGCATCGACATCGGCTCGCTGACCACGCAGGCCCTGGTGGACGTCGTCGCGGCGGCTACCCGGGAACAGCTGAAAGGCATCGCCGACCACGACGAACTGCGCGCGGTCTTCCTGGACGAGATCTTCCGCCGGATGTCGGAACACTTCCGCCCGGAACGAGCCCGGCACGTGGACATCGTGGTCTCCTGGCGCTTCCCCGCCGGGGACGATTTCGACCGCTACCAGACGGTCATCGAGGACGGGTTGTGCGTGTCGAGCACCGACCTGGCCCGCACGCCGGACACGACGATCACCGTGGCGGTGGAGGACTTCATCCGGATGGCGACCGGGAACGCCGCAGTGGCGGCGATGTTCGTGACGGGGAAGGTGAAGGTCAAGGGCGAGTACGCGCCGGCGGTGCGGTTGTCGGGGTATTTCGACATTCCTAAGCCGACTGGAGCGGACTAAACCGCGGTCTCCAGGCTCATTTCCCCGCGTGCCAACGGCATCAGGTAATTCTCCGACAGCCACTGCACCACCGGCACGCACACCGCGTCCCCGAAGCCGAACAGGGCCTGGTTGTTCCGCAGCCCCTCCAGCGCGTACTGCCCCGCGCCCATCAGCCGGGCGTACTCGCGGGGTGTCATCCACCGGACCCGTACGCTTCCCCGCCCTGCTTGCACCACGGCCTGTTTGGACGACCCGCCACGGGCGGTGCGCAGGCAGCCGGAGATGTCGTCCGGCCGGACTTCCCACACTGGCTTTCCGTTTCGGGTGCGGCGGTAAGCCGTGCGGTACACCAGCTTCTTTCCCGCCCGCAACTGCGTCAAGCGCTCCAGTTGGAGCGGCGAAAGGGAGCCGACGAACGCGTCAGCACGCAGGGGCGTCCACCAACGCTCGTCGTCGGCGGACAGGCGTTCGACGGCCGCGGACAGTCCGGTGACCAAAAGCGGCGGAGGTGCGGGCAAGGCAGCGCGATGGGTCCGCAACGAAGGATCAAGCGCAAGCCAAGCCGGGCGCAACGGTGACGGCGCGGGCGAGTCAGCGGGCGGATTCTGCGCACCAACGATGAACAACCGCGGCCGCGACTGCGGGACGAACCGCCGGGCGTCCAGGGTCAGGACATCGGCGGAGTACCCGAGCCGGTTGAGTTCGCGGATCGCGGCACGGAGGTCGTCGCCGCCGTGGCTTGTCGCCAGGCCTACGACGTTTTCCAGCGCGACTACCGGTGGGCGATCCGGGCCCAGTTCGTCCAGGATGCGGGTGAATTCCCAGAACGTCGACGAGTGCGAGCCCGCCAAGCCGCGGCGCCAGCCGGCCAGCGAGAGGTCCGTGCACGGGAAGGACGCCCAGGCCAGGCTGAGGCCCGCGGGCAGGTCGGCACCGCGCAGGGCGGCGACATCGCCCAGGACGTACTCGTGCGCGCCCTGGTCGTTGAAGTGTGCCTCGTACATGGCTTGCTTCGCGGGTTCGATGTCGTTGGACCACGCGACGTCGAAGCCGGCCGGTTCTAGGCCTAGGCGCACGAGACCGATGCCCGCGAAGAACTCCGCGGCGGTGGGCTGACCCGGTAGAGGCATGGCGCCAACATTAATGGGGCCGGCGTTCCTTCACGGTCTCGATCACCCGCGACGCGGCGACATCGGTCGCTTCGTGTTCCCAGATTCGCACCGACAGCCAGCCCGCTTCGAGCAGCAGTGCGTCAGTATTCGCGTCGCGGCGGCGGTTGGTTTCGATCTTGGTCCGCCAATAATCCGCGTTGTTCTTCGGCCACGTGCCGTGTTCCGGGCAGCCGTGCCAGAAGCAGCCGTCCACGAAAACCGCTACCCGGGCCGGGCCGAACACCAGGTCAGCCTCGCGGCGCACACCCTTGACCGGACGGCGGTGCACTCGATAACGGAACCCGGCGGCGTGCAGGATCTTGCGCAGCGCCATTTCGATCCCGGTGTTGCGGGACTTCTGTTTGCTCATGCGGGCGCTCACCGCGGAAGTCGTTACCAGCCGCTCCACGGAGGCCATTGTGGCAAAGACTCAGCCTTCGACGATCCGGCCTTCGATCACCGGGTGGTTCGACGGCCGCGGCTCCTCCGCGACGACCTCGCTGTCCACCACCATCACCGGGCCGCGGCGCTGGTTGGCGTACCGGACGGCGCGCTTCTCCGCGCGGCGCAGCCAAAATCGCCGGGCGATCGAGCGGGTCGGCGGCAGCAGGAAGAGCAGGCCCAGCACGTCGCTGACGAAGCCGGGGACCATGATCAGCACGCCGCCGAGCGCGACGAGCATGCCGTCGGTCAGTTCCTTCTCCGGATTGCGGCCCGACTGCGCGGTCGCCATGAACGCGCGCATCGCCTTGCCGCCCTCGCGGCGCGCCAGCCACGAGCCCACGAACGCGCCCGCGATCAGCAGACCGATCGTGCCGAGCACACCGACGACCGAGCCGACCGCCCAGATGGCGGCGACTTCAGCGATGACGTAGAGCAGGAACACGACAGCCATACCAGGTGAACGAACGAGTGCCGGGATTTGCTCCCGAGGGGAAATAAGCGCAGGTCAGCAGGCTTCCGATCGCGGTCAGGAGAGGGTGGGACGGCCGCAGCATTTCTTGTATTTCGCGCCCGAGCCGCACCAGCAGGGCTCGTTGCGCGCGGGGGGCCAGCTCAGCGCGCCGCCTTCCTCGAAGACCTCGTTCATGCAGGCCAGCCGGGTGTCTTCGGCGGCTGGGTCGCTGCCGGTACGGGTCGCGAACTCCCGGAGTTTCGCGACGGTCAACGGGACCATCATGATCCGGGCGATGCCCGTCTCGGACAGCTCCCGGTTGTCGGCCTCTCGGTCGGCGACGATGGTGTCCGCGTCGGCGTGTTGAACCAGGTGCGGCCAAGCCTCGTGCGCGCGGGGAATCTCGTCGCGGGGCCAGAACAGCACTCGCACTTCCCCCGGAGGCGCCGGCGGGGCGGCAGCACGGACCGGATCCGAAGGGCTCTGGACCGACTCGTCCTGCTCGTCCGGAGGCAATCCGAGCGCGCGGCGCACCCGTCGGCGACCCGTCAAGATGTTGTTCGCGAGGGTGAAGAACCCGAACTCCGTGTTCCGGTCGGCCAGCTCCTCCTCGGACAGCCGGGCCACGGCCAGGTCGAACCAGGCCAGCGCCTGCTGAAGCTCGCCACGGTGTTCCAGCAGCTCAGCGGCCAGGTGATACGGCATCGACGAGGGCAGTTGCTCGCTCCGCAACTCGTCCAGGCAGGCCTGGGCCTCGTCGGTCCGGCCGAGGTCGAACAGCACGTCGGCGAGTTCGACCCGGGCGTTGCCCCCTTCCTCGCCGCCCAGCGCGACAGCCTGGGTCAGCAGCGCGACGGCGCGGTGGTCGTCACCGGCCTGCCGCCATGCTTGCGCCGCCTCGAAAAGGAGCTCTCCCTGCTCCTCGGGATACTTTTCCAGCTCGGCTTCCAGTTGTGCGGCGGTCTCCGCGGCCGTTCCCGTGCCCATGGAAGGCACTTTATTGCTGGCCCGGCAAGCGATCACCGCAGGCTCTGCAGGAACGCGGAGACCTCGCGTGGCGAGCGCAGCAGCACCTGCCGCGAGGTCGGGGCTTCGGTGGCGATCCGCCGCAGCATCAGCGGGCGGCGCGTCGGCCACTTCCAGATCCACTGGACCAGTTCGGCGTCGATCTTCGACACGCATCCGGGAGCCTGCGTCTCCTGGCCCCATTCGCGCAGTTGCCGCCGCACGACGCGGTACAGGCAGGTGTAGCGGGAGGCGTCCAGCAGCACGACGGTGTCGGCGAAGGGCAGGCGCAGGTCGAAGGTCTTGCTGTAATTGCCGTCGATCACCCAGCTGTCCGTGCTGGCCGCCTCGGCGACGGCGGCACGGAACTCTTCTGGCGGGGCCTCGACCCAGCCGGGACGCCAGTAGAGCCGGTCCAGATGTGTGACCGGGAGGTCGAGGGCGGCACCGATGTGCCTGGCCAGAGTGGATTTTCCGGCCCCGGAGCAGCCAGTGACCATGATGCGTCGCCCCATGGCGGTCAAGCCTAGAACTAGACCGGGACGAAACTCGCGGCGATTAATCCGAGCACCAGGAGATCCGGGCCCCGGACGAGTTGCCGCACCAGCCCGGCGGGGATCAGGACGCCCTCGTACAGCACCATCCCCATCGAGCTGAAGTCCAGCGGGCCGCGGGTCACCGAACGAACGGCCGCCAGTGCGGCGATCAGGACAGCTACTAGCGCGCTGATCGAAGCCGGGATGCCCAGCAGCAGGACCACACCCGCCCAGATCAGCGCGAGCAGGCCGAGAAAAGCGCAGGTCACGGTATGCAGGCGCAGGTTTGACGCATCCAGCCAGCGGCGCAGCCCGGGCACTCGATGCAACTGCGCGACCGGCGCGGTGAACGGCAGCAGCGCAAGATAGCCGCCGACGCCGAGGAGCCACACTGACGTCACGGCGGGGAAGGTCGCGTGGGTGGCGACTACGGCGAGTGCGAGGAAGACCGGCAGACCGAGGGTGTGCCGACGCGCGAGAGTCCCCGTGACGACATACCGGGTGACGATGAACCGTCCGGCCAGCGCGTTCCGCCACGGCACCGGGCGTCCGGCCGGGAGCAGCGCCCAGACGTCCAGGAAGGCGGCGGACGTCCGGCGCACCATGCGTTCGGCGTAGTGCCGGATCAACGTGTCGCGAGAAACCGTGTGCGGCAACGAAGAAGACCGGGCCAAGGCGATCGCCGCGAGACCGGCGACGACCACGTATGTCCACAGTGGAACGACAAGCGGCAGTGCGAGAGTCAGCGGCAGCAGGGATTCGCCGGGGAACGAGCGGCGGCGGCCCAGCACCAAGGCCAGCGCGGCGACGACTACGAAAAGCGCGATCGGGCCGACCAATGAGCGGGGAAAGCCGATGAGCATCCCGGAAACGGCGAAGAAATACGCCGCGACCGCGAATCTGGCGGCCCAGTCCAGCACGAGTCGCCGGGTGAGCACGGCGGGACGCTGACCGTCGAAATCGTCCCAGGTCAGCGTGGCCGGATGGGTCCACAGATAGCCGCGGCGCAAGGTCGCGCGCCACGCCAGCGCGAGACCGGTGCACAGCACGAGCACGCTGCCGAGCGCGCCCACCGGAGCGCCGCCGATCAGCTGGCTCCGCACCAATTCGGTGTTGTAGAACGGCGATCCCAGCAGGCCGACCGCGATGACCAGCGCCAAGACCAGATCCGGTCGTTTCACAGGTCCACCACGTAATCCGCGACCTCGTCCGCGAGCGGCGGGTGATGGCTCGCCACGATCACCGCCGCGCCGCGTCCCGTGCTGGTGCGGACCAGGGTGGTCAGCCAGGCCCGGCCGTCGGCGTCCAGCGCGCGCTCCGGTTCGTCCAGCAGCAGCACCTCGTGCGGACGCGCCACCGCGGCGTGCAGCAGGAGCCGACGTCGTTGTCCGGCGGAGAGCTCCGACGCGGGCACATCGGGAGCCGGTACCGGACCGTCGGCCAGTTCGCCGCCGAAGGAATTGCGCAGCAGGTCGAGATGCTGGCGCGGGGTGAGCTCGTCGAAGAGCGCCGAATCGTCGAAAAGCACCGAAACGCGGCGACGGAAAGCGGCGGACCGCTCGTCAGGCGGTCCGCCGCAGACGGACACGGAACCGGACGTCGGCACCTGATTCCCGTAGAGACAGCGCAGCAACGTCGACTTGCCCGCCCCGTTGGCACCGCGGACGACCAGGCATTCGCCGGCGTCGACGGCCAGGTCGAGACCGCTGAACAGCTCAGTCTCGCCCGCGGTGACCCCCAGGTCCTGAGTGGCGATGAGCACGAAACCCCCTCGGCTGATCACCCCAACATAATCACTTCAAGTACGCCTCCGCTTGCAGCGTGAACAATTCCGCGTACCCGGCGTCGGCCGCCATCAGCGCCTCGTGCGTTCCGTACTCCGCGACTTTCCCGTGGTCCAGCAGCAGAATGCGCTCGGCTTGGCGGACCGTCGAGAACCGGTGCGAGATGTACAGCGTCGTCCGCCCGCGCGACAACGTGTGCAGCCGGTCGAACAGGTCGTGCTCGGCTTGGGCGTCCAGCGCCGACGTCGGCTCGTCCAGGATCAGGATCGGGGCCTCGCGCTGGAAAGCCCTGGCCAGCGCGATTTTCTGCCATTCCCCGCCGGACAGCGACACGCCCTGGTCGAACCAGCGGCCGAGCGGGCTGTCGTACCCCGTCGGCAGCCGGGCGATGCGCTCGTCGGCTCCGGCGCGGCGGGCGGACTCCTCGATGTGCTCGCGATCGGTGAGCCGGTTCAGGTCGCCGAGGCCGATGTTCTCCGCCGCGGTGCCTTGGTAGGTCACGTAATCCTGGAACATCGCGCTGATCTTGGTGCGCAGCTGCACTGGGTCGTACTCGCGGATGTCCACGCCGTCCAGCAGGATCCGGCCCGCTGTGGGGTCGTAAAGCCGACACAGCAGTTTGAACAGCGTCGATTTGCCCGCGCCGTTGCGCCCCACCACCGCGACGGTCTCGCCGGGACGGATCTCGAAGCTCACCCCGTGCAATGCCGGTTCGTCCGCACCCGGATAGCTGAAGCTCACCGACTCGAACTGGATGTGTCCATCCACAGTGGACGGAAGTGGTCGCGGCTTCGCCGGTGCGGTGATTTCCGGTTTGGTGTCGAGGAATCGGTACAGCGTATCCAGGTACAGATTGTTCTCGTACATCCCGGAAAACGCGGTGAACAACCCGGTCACCGAACTCTGCACGGACGTCGCGGCGGCGGTGTACAGCGCCAGATCGCCCAGCGTCAGCCGTCCGCCCACCGCCTCCAGCGCGATGTACAACGCGATCCCCGAGCCGACCAGCGTGCTCAGCAACCCCCACGACGTCGAGCTGACATTCCGTTTCACCGTCAGCTTCCGCTGCCGGTCGTAGGCAACCACCCCGAGCTTCCGGAACCGGTCCACGAAGTACGGACCGAGGCCGAACAGCTTGGTCTCCTTGGCATACGTGTCCGTAGTGACCAAAGAGGACAGATAGTCCATCCGCCGTTTGATCGGCGACATCATGAAGGTGAGCCAGAACGCCCGCGAACCGTACTTCGACTGCGAGATGAACGCCGGAATCGGGGCCAGCAAAGCGACCAGTGCGAGCAGCGGGCTGATCGACACCAGCAGCGCGATCATGCTGGCGAAGGTGATCAGTGTCCGGATCAGGCCGAGCGCCGAGGTCATCATCGACAACGGACGCGTCGGCGCCTCCTGCGCCGCCTGGCGCAGCATGTCGTACGACGCCGAACCCTCGAAGTACGCCAGGTGCAGGTCGCTCGCGTGCTGCATGACCTGGTGCCGGATGGTGAGCGTCATCCGTTCCTGCAGCAGGGATTGCGCGATCGTGGTGAGCGAACTGCTGATCGCGGTCGCCGCCAGCACGCCGAACTGGAACAGCGTGATGCGCACGATGTCCGCCGTCGACCCGCGATGCTGGATCGCCGCGACCACCGAGTCGAGCAGGATTTTCGCGATGTACGCGGTGACCGTCGGCAGCAGGCCGGACGCCAGCGTGATCACCGCGAGCACGATCGTCAGTGTCGGGCTGGCCTGCCAGGTCAGCTTCGCGACCTTCGGCAGGCCGCGGACGGTGCCTGCCACCGAAGTACGCATCCGCGACAGCCGCGCCCGCAGGCCTTTCGGCTGTTCCGGCTGCTCCGGTTCCGGGATGTCGACCGGCCCGGTGAGACCGCTGTCCGGCACGGATTGCGCCATCTTGCGGCGACCGCGGCGGCCGAGGGCCATCTCGATCCCGCCCCCACCGCCGGGGATCACGCCAGCACCGAACCGTGCAGGAAGACGTCGATGACCTCGTCAGTGGTCGGGGCGCCCGGCATCGGGCGGGATTGCGTGAACAGCAGCGCCAGGAACAGCGAAGCGGCCTTGTCCACCGGAAGCCGCAGCCGGGCGGCGTCCGGAACGAACAGCTCCCGCACCGCGCGTTGCATCGCCTCGAGCGACTCGCGGCGGCTGTCTCCGGTCACTGACTTGCGGTTGCGCGCTTCTTCCACCGCCGCGCGCGGGCGGCCCTTCATGGTCGCGGCCATCACCGCGCCCATCCGCTGCAGGTGCGCGTTCATCGCCTCGGCAGCCTCGGCAAGCCGCTTCTCCAACGGCAGTTCAGCCGGGATCTCCCCGATCATCTCCAGCGCCTCCGCCGGATTGAGCGCGGCTTCCACACACGCGTCGAACAGTTCGTCCTTGTCCTTGAAGACCCGGAAGATAGTGCCCTCGCCGATCCCCGCGGCCCGGGCGATCTGCGCGGTCGTGACCCCGTGGCCGTGCTCGACGACCAGCGGGAGCACCGCGCGGACGATCATCCGCCGCCGGTCGTCCGGGGCCATCCCCGGTGCTCTTTTCCTCGTTTCCATGCTCGCCACAGTACGGAGTGAGCGCTCACTCCGTCAACTCGATAAACGCAAGGCCGTGCCCGCGAGGACACGGCCTTGTCGTTTAGTACGTGATCGCGACCGCCGGATCGGCGAGCAGCGCGCCGACGTCGGCGAGGAACTCCGACCCCTGCTGCCCGTCGACGACCCGGTGGTCGAAGCTCAGCGACAGCTGCATCACCTTGCGCACCTTGATCTCGCCGTCGACCACCCACGCGGTGTCGCGGATGGCCCCGACCGCCAGGATCGCCGACTCGCCCGGGTTGATGATGGGCGTGCCGGTGTCGACGCCGAAAACGCCGACGTTGGTGATCGTGAACGTCCCGCCCAGCATCGCCGCCGGCGTGGTCTTGCCCTCGCGCGCGACGTCGGTCAGTTCGGTGAGCGCGACCGCGAGTTCCTTGAGCGACAAGGAATCCGCGTCCCGGATCTTCGGCACCACGAGACCGCGCGGGGTCGCCGCCGCGATGCCGAGGTGGACGTAGTCCTTGTAGACGATCTCCTGCGCGGCCTCGTCCCACACCGCGTTGACGTCCGGCGTGCGCTTCGCCGCGAGGCATACGGCCTTCGCTGCGAACGCCAGCGGAGTGAGCTTGACGCCGCTGAAGTCGCGCGACTTCTTGAGCTTTTCGCGCAGTTCCATCATCGGCGTGACGTCGATGGTGAGGAACTCCGTGACGTGCGGAGCGGTGTAAGCGCTCTGCACCATCGCGGCCGCGGTCGCCTTGCGGACGCCCTTGATCGGCACGCGCCGCTCGCGGGTGGCCGGGTCGTAGCCGGAATCCACAGTGGACACTGCGGGAGCGGCGGAACCGTTGGCTGCGGCGTGGACGTCGTCGCGGGTGATCACGCCGCCGTCCGCGCTGCCGGTGAGCGAGTGCAGGTCGACGCCGAGGTCCTTGGCCAGCTTGCGGACCGGCGGTTTGGCCAGCGGGACGTAACCGCCACGCGGGGTTTCGGCCACCGGTGCGGGAGCAGGAGCCGCCGCAACCAGCGCGGGTGCCGGAGCCGCGGTGGCCCCCTTGCGCGCCCGCCGGGTCGTCCCGGCCGCCTTGGAGCCATAGCCGACTAGCGGCTTCATCTCCTCTTCGGCCGGAGCGGCCGGAGCCGCGGCAGCGGGCTCAGCGGCGGGTGCGGCTTTTCCGTCGGGATCCACGTCCATGGTCAGGATCGTCGTCCCGACCTCCACCGTCTGCCCCGGTTCCACGTGCAGCTCAGTGACCACCCCGGCCCACGGAATCGGCAGCTCGACAGCGGCCTTCGCGGTCTCGACCTCGACCACGATCTGGTTGACCGTGACCGTGTCGCCCGGCTTGACGCGCCAGGCGAGGATGTCGGCTTCAGTCAGCCCCTCCGCCGTGTCCGACAGGGGGAATTGTTTGTACTCGGGCATTTCTGATGCAACCCCCTTACCAGGCGAGAGATCGGTCGACAGCGTGCAGGACCCGGTCGAGGTCGGGGAGGTAGTGCTCCTCGAGCTTCGCAGGCGGGTACGGCGTGTCGAATCCGGTCACGCGCAGGACGGGGGACTCAAGGGAGTAGAAGCATTCCTGCTGAACGCGGGCGGCGATTTCCGAGGTCAGCGAGGATTCCGACGGCGCTTCGCTGACCGCGATGAGCCGTCCGGTCTTGCGGACCGATTCGAAGACCGGTCCGAGGTCGAGCGGCGAGAGCGTGCGCAGGTCGATGACCTCCAGCGACTTGCCCTCGGCTTCGGCGGCGGTGGCGGCGTCGAGCGCCACCTTCACCGACGGTCCGTACGCGACGACCGTGGCGTTCGTGCCCTCGCGCACCACCTGCGACGCGAACACTCGCGACGGTGCCGTCGAGGTGTCGACCTCCATCTTCAACGCGCCCGAGTGGTACAGCTTCTTGGGCTCGAAGAAGAGGATCGGGTCGTCCGAGCGGATCGCCTCCTGGATGCCCCAGTAGGCGTCGACCGCGTTCGAAATCGACACCACCTTCAGACCGGCGATGTGCGAGAACAGCGATTCCGGCGATTCCGAGTGGTGCTCCACCGCGCCGATCCCGCCGCCGAACGGCACCCGGATCACGACGGGCATCTTGACCTTGCCCTGCGTGCGGTAGTGCAGTTTCGCCAGCTGCGAGGAGATCTGGTCGAAGCCGGGGAAGATGAAGCCTTCGAACTGGATCTCGCACACCGGCCGGAATCCGCGCACGGCGAGGCCGACCGCGGTGCCGATGATGCCCGATTCGGCGAGCGGCGTGTCCAGCACGCGCTGCTCGCCGAAGTCCTTCTGCAGTCCGTCGGTGATGCGGAAGACGCCGCCGAGCTTGCCGACGTCCTCCCCCATGATCAGGACCTTCGGGTCCTCCTCCATCGCGCGACGGAGACCGAGGTTGAGCGCCTTGCCGATCGTGAGTTTCTGGAGATCAGTCATCAGTGCTCACCCGCCGCGGCGAAACCGTCGAGATAGGACAGATACTCCTCGCGCTGCGCTTCCAGCACCGGCGAAGGTTCTGCGTACACCTGGGAAAACACCCGGTCCGGCGGCGGCTCGGGCATGTTGAACGTGTAGTCGCGCAGTTCGGCGGCGAACTTGTCCGCCTCGGCTTGGACGCTGTCGAAGAACGCCTGGTCGGCGTGCCCGCCGCGAGCCAGGAACGCGCGCACGCGCTCGATCGGGTCCTTGAGCTTCCACTCCTCCAGCTCGTCCGAGAGCCGGTAGCGGGTGGGGTCGTCGGTGGTGGTGTGCGCGTCCATCCGGTAGGTGAACGCCTCGATCAGCACCGGGCCGTTGCCGTGCCGGCATTCCTCCAGCGCCCACCGGGTGACGGCGAGGCAGGCGAGGACGTCGTTGCCGTCCACGCGGATGCCGGGGAAGCCGTAGCCGCGGGCGCGCTGGTACAGCGGCAGCCGCGACTGGCGTTCGGTCGGCTCGGAAATCGCCCACTGGTTGTTCTGGCAGAAGAAGACCAGCGGCGCGTCGTACACCGCGGCCCAGACGAACCCTTCGTGCACGTCGCCCTGCGAAGTCGCGCCGTCACCGAAGTAACAAATGGTGGCCTCGCCACCCTCGTCCCCGACTTTGCCCTCGAACTTCTGGCCCATCGCGTAACCCGCGGCGTTGAGCACCTGGTTGCCGATGACGATGGTGTACGGGTGGAACCGGTGTGCCTGGTAGTCCCAGCCACTGTGGTCGGTGCACCGGAAAATCCCGATCAGCTCGCGCATGTCGACGCCGCGGG
Encoded here:
- a CDS encoding dihydrolipoamide acetyltransferase family protein encodes the protein MPEYKQFPLSDTAEGLTEADILAWRVKPGDTVTVNQIVVEVETAKAAVELPIPWAGVVTELHVEPGQTVEVGTTILTMDVDPDGKAAPAAEPAAAAPAAPAEEEMKPLVGYGSKAAGTTRRARKGATAAPAPALVAAAPAPAPVAETPRGGYVPLAKPPVRKLAKDLGVDLHSLTGSADGGVITRDDVHAAANGSAAPAVSTVDSGYDPATRERRVPIKGVRKATAAAMVQSAYTAPHVTEFLTIDVTPMMELREKLKKSRDFSGVKLTPLAFAAKAVCLAAKRTPDVNAVWDEAAQEIVYKDYVHLGIAAATPRGLVVPKIRDADSLSLKELAVALTELTDVAREGKTTPAAMLGGTFTITNVGVFGVDTGTPIINPGESAILAVGAIRDTAWVVDGEIKVRKVMQLSLSFDHRVVDGQQGSEFLADVGALLADPAVAITY
- a CDS encoding ABC transporter ATP-binding protein, whose amino-acid sequence is MEMALGRRGRRKMAQSVPDSGLTGPVDIPEPEQPEQPKGLRARLSRMRTSVAGTVRGLPKVAKLTWQASPTLTIVLAVITLASGLLPTVTAYIAKILLDSVVAAIQHRGSTADIVRITLFQFGVLAATAISSSLTTIAQSLLQERMTLTIRHQVMQHASDLHLAYFEGSASYDMLRQAAQEAPTRPLSMMTSALGLIRTLITFASMIALLVSISPLLALVALLAPIPAFISQSKYGSRAFWLTFMMSPIKRRMDYLSSLVTTDTYAKETKLFGLGPYFVDRFRKLGVVAYDRQRKLTVKRNVSSTSWGLLSTLVGSGIALYIALEAVGGRLTLGDLALYTAAATSVQSSVTGLFTAFSGMYENNLYLDTLYRFLDTKPEITAPAKPRPLPSTVDGHIQFESVSFSYPGADEPALHGVSFEIRPGETVAVVGRNGAGKSTLFKLLCRLYDPTAGRILLDGVDIREYDPVQLRTKISAMFQDYVTYQGTAAENIGLGDLNRLTDREHIEESARRAGADERIARLPTGYDSPLGRWFDQGVSLSGGEWQKIALARAFQREAPILILDEPTSALDAQAEHDLFDRLHTLSRGRTTLYISHRFSTVRQAERILLLDHGKVAEYGTHEALMAADAGYAELFTLQAEAYLK
- a CDS encoding ATP-binding cassette domain-containing protein; this translates as MLIATQDLGVTAGETELFSGLDLAVDAGECLVVRGANGAGKSTLLRCLYGNQVPTSGSVSVCGGPPDERSAAFRRRVSVLFDDSALFDELTPRQHLDLLRNSFGGELADGPVPAPDVPASELSAGQRRRLLLHAAVARPHEVLLLDEPERALDADGRAWLTTLVRTSTGRGAAVIVASHHPPLADEVADYVVDL
- a CDS encoding TetR/AcrR family transcriptional regulator, translating into MAPDDRRRMIVRAVLPLVVEHGHGVTTAQIARAAGIGEGTIFRVFKDKDELFDACVEAALNPAEALEMIGEIPAELPLEKRLAEAAEAMNAHLQRMGAVMAATMKGRPRAAVEEARNRKSVTGDSRRESLEAMQRAVRELFVPDAARLRLPVDKAASLFLALLFTQSRPMPGAPTTDEVIDVFLHGSVLA
- a CDS encoding alpha-ketoacid dehydrogenase subunit beta; protein product: MTDLQKLTIGKALNLGLRRAMEEDPKVLIMGEDVGKLGGVFRITDGLQKDFGEQRVLDTPLAESGIIGTAVGLAVRGFRPVCEIQFEGFIFPGFDQISSQLAKLHYRTQGKVKMPVVIRVPFGGGIGAVEHHSESPESLFSHIAGLKVVSISNAVDAYWGIQEAIRSDDPILFFEPKKLYHSGALKMEVDTSTAPSRVFASQVVREGTNATVVAYGPSVKVALDAATAAEAEGKSLEVIDLRTLSPLDLGPVFESVRKTGRLIAVSEAPSESSLTSEIAARVQQECFYSLESPVLRVTGFDTPYPPAKLEEHYLPDLDRVLHAVDRSLAW